The Oscillospiraceae bacterium genome has a segment encoding these proteins:
- a CDS encoding DUF3842 family protein, whose product MKILLIDGQGGKLGKELCESILARFKDIELVAVGTNTIATSAMIKGGAKLCATGENAVVVNCRTADIIVGPIGIVIADSMLGEITPDMALAVSQSNAVKILIPANRCNNLIAGVDGMNVSDMINDALKKIENIIRK is encoded by the coding sequence ATGAAAATTCTGCTTATAGACGGTCAGGGCGGAAAGCTGGGCAAAGAGCTGTGCGAATCTATTCTGGCGCGTTTTAAAGATATCGAGCTTGTTGCGGTGGGAACTAATACCATTGCGACCTCCGCCATGATAAAGGGCGGTGCAAAGCTATGTGCCACCGGTGAAAATGCCGTGGTCGTAAATTGCCGTACAGCTGACATAATTGTGGGTCCGATAGGCATTGTGATTGCGGACTCCATGCTGGGTGAAATAACGCCCGATATGGCTCTCGCCGTCTCGCAAAGCAATGCTGTCAAAATCCTCATTCCCGCAAATCGCTGTAACAATCTTATCGCGGGCGTGGACGGTATGAATGTGAGTGACATGATAAACGATGCACTTAAGAAAATAGAGAATATAATCCGG
- the guaB gene encoding IMP dehydrogenase — MVNDVYSEKFIKEGLTFDDVLLIPAKSDVLPADINLVTNLTSKIRLNIPLMTAAMDTVTESRMAIAIAREGGIGIIHKNMPIEMQVQEVDRVKRSENGVIVNPFFLAPENYVYEADQLMGKYRISGVPICRDGKLVGILTNRDMRFLTNHDMKIEDVMTKDNLVTADVGTTLEQAKEILSRHRIEKLPLVDSDGHLKGLITIKDIEKAVKYPHAAKDAAGRLVCGAAIGATKDVLDRAGALIEAGADVLVLDSAHGHSQNIVNALSKVKAKFPTVQVIAGNIATAAAAEELIAAGADAVKVGIGPGSICTTRVVSGIGVPQISAVYDVACVAQKHGIPVIADGGVKYSGDITKAIAAGADVVMVGSLVAGCEESPGDTEIYQGRSFKVYRGMGSISAMQCGSKDRYFQENNKKLVPEGVEGRVPYKGTLADTVYQLMGGLRSGMGYCGAPDVTTLQKNAQFVRITGAGLKESHPHDIYITKEAPNYSVSPQ, encoded by the coding sequence ATGGTTAACGACGTTTACAGTGAAAAATTTATCAAAGAAGGTCTGACATTTGATGACGTGCTTTTGATTCCTGCAAAAAGCGATGTTCTGCCTGCGGATATCAACCTTGTCACCAATCTGACCTCAAAAATAAGACTTAATATCCCGCTCATGACAGCCGCAATGGATACTGTCACCGAAAGCCGCATGGCTATTGCCATAGCGCGTGAGGGCGGCATAGGTATAATACACAAGAATATGCCCATCGAAATGCAGGTTCAGGAGGTTGACCGCGTTAAGAGAAGCGAAAACGGTGTTATTGTCAATCCTTTTTTCCTTGCCCCCGAAAACTATGTTTACGAAGCTGATCAGCTTATGGGCAAATACCGTATTTCAGGTGTGCCGATTTGCCGTGACGGCAAGCTTGTTGGTATTCTGACCAACCGTGATATGCGTTTTCTGACCAATCACGATATGAAAATTGAAGACGTTATGACCAAGGATAATCTTGTAACTGCCGATGTGGGTACCACTCTCGAGCAGGCGAAGGAAATCCTTTCAAGGCATCGTATAGAAAAGCTTCCTCTTGTTGACAGCGATGGACATCTCAAGGGTCTCATAACAATCAAGGACATCGAAAAAGCAGTAAAATATCCTCATGCAGCAAAGGATGCCGCGGGAAGACTTGTATGCGGTGCGGCAATCGGTGCCACCAAGGATGTACTTGACAGAGCAGGTGCTCTCATAGAGGCAGGTGCTGACGTTCTTGTTCTGGACTCGGCTCACGGTCACTCCCAGAACATTGTAAACGCCCTTTCCAAGGTTAAAGCTAAATTCCCCACCGTTCAGGTTATTGCAGGTAATATTGCTACCGCAGCAGCAGCCGAGGAGCTCATTGCGGCAGGTGCCGATGCGGTCAAGGTAGGTATAGGTCCCGGTTCTATCTGTACAACCCGTGTTGTTTCGGGTATAGGCGTGCCTCAGATAAGTGCAGTTTATGACGTTGCCTGTGTTGCACAGAAGCACGGTATTCCCGTTATTGCAGACGGCGGTGTTAAATACAGCGGTGATATAACCAAGGCAATCGCGGCAGGTGCTGACGTTGTAATGGTAGGTTCACTGGTTGCAGGCTGTGAAGAAAGCCCCGGCGACACCGAAATCTATCAGGGCAGAAGCTTCAAGGTTTACCGCGGTATGGGCTCTATCAGCGCAATGCAGTGTGGTTCAAAGGACAGATATTTCCAGGAAAACAACAAAAAGCTTGTTCCCGAGGGCGTTGAAGGACGTGTTCCTTACAAGGGAACTCTGGCTGACACGGTTTATCAGCTCATGGGTGGTCTGAGAAGCGGTATGGGCTACTGCGGTGCTCCCGACGTTACCACTTTGCAGAAAAATGCTCAGTTTGTACGCATTACCGGCGCAGGTCTTAAGGAGTCCCATCCTCATGACATTTACATCACCAAGGAAGCGCCCAACTACAGCGTAAGTCCGCAATAA
- the maf gene encoding septum formation protein Maf, with protein sequence MNIFLASKSKRRQKILQNLGISFKTAPSDADEKNVPDLPPDEYVSGLAVRKLRAAREQKNYNDDDLIICADTVVSYDGLIMGKPENEDDAFTMLTMLSGNWHEVYTGVAIAYDNKIAVDYEVTRVKFRELSSHEIEKYIASGEPMDKAGAYGIQDTASIFVERTEGDFFNIVGLPVCKLGMMLKEEFNIELFDLIK encoded by the coding sequence ATGAACATATTTCTCGCGTCCAAATCCAAAAGACGTCAGAAAATATTGCAGAATCTGGGTATAAGCTTTAAAACCGCTCCTTCCGACGCGGACGAAAAAAATGTTCCCGACCTTCCTCCCGACGAATACGTTTCGGGGCTTGCGGTACGCAAGCTGAGGGCGGCAAGGGAACAGAAAAATTACAACGATGACGATCTTATAATCTGTGCAGATACAGTAGTTTCCTACGACGGTCTGATAATGGGTAAGCCTGAAAACGAGGACGATGCCTTCACAATGCTTACCATGCTGTCGGGCAACTGGCATGAGGTATACACCGGCGTTGCCATAGCCTACGACAACAAAATTGCCGTGGATTACGAGGTTACAAGAGTAAAATTCCGTGAGCTTTCCTCTCACGAAATCGAAAAATACATTGCTTCGGGCGAGCCGATGGACAAAGCAGGCGCCTATGGTATTCAGGACACGGCGAGCATCTTTGTGGAGCGTACCGAGGGCGACTTTTTCAACATTGTGGGGCTTCCCGTTTGCAAGCTGGGCATGATGCTGAAAGAAGAATTCAATATTGAACTTTTTGATTTAATAAAATAA
- a CDS encoding DnaD domain protein, which produces MPYILKSAENDGIFGLPRDILPHLAGASESDLKVIIFLYSELKNGFDAENIHEIAEKLSLSDEEVNFSLAFWRGAGIIKSAKALKSKNSASEEQNTVVKKPGARPIYPAAQVAQAIENTTGMKALVDFCQHKFNKLFNPSQLSMLYSFYDNLGFEPDIIMLVAEHCCIIEKPSLGYMEKILITMSDNNITRYSDVEDYLGAKLRYNEQEHKLRKLCGFTSRELTPSEKKLIGVWFKEWSIDFCLVEKAYEITVDRISKPSLKYMNSILESWHQRGILNVSQLVETSSQKSEADSKSHDADEFFKAAVARSMGENT; this is translated from the coding sequence ATGCCTTATATTTTGAAGTCGGCAGAAAATGACGGAATATTCGGCTTACCGCGCGACATCCTGCCTCATCTTGCAGGCGCCTCGGAAAGCGACTTGAAGGTCATAATTTTTCTTTATTCCGAGTTAAAAAACGGTTTTGACGCCGAGAATATTCATGAAATTGCCGAAAAGCTCTCTCTTTCCGATGAGGAAGTGAATTTTTCCCTGGCATTTTGGAGAGGCGCAGGAATAATTAAAAGCGCAAAAGCTCTCAAAAGCAAAAATTCCGCTTCAGAGGAACAAAATACTGTTGTGAAAAAACCGGGTGCGCGTCCCATTTATCCTGCGGCACAGGTTGCTCAGGCTATCGAAAACACAACGGGCATGAAAGCACTGGTGGATTTCTGCCAACACAAGTTTAACAAGCTTTTTAACCCCTCTCAGCTTTCTATGCTGTACTCCTTTTACGACAATCTCGGCTTTGAGCCCGACATCATTATGCTGGTCGCGGAGCACTGCTGTATAATTGAAAAGCCGTCGTTGGGGTACATGGAAAAAATACTCATAACCATGAGCGACAACAACATAACCCGTTACAGCGATGTAGAGGATTATCTCGGTGCAAAGCTTAGGTATAACGAGCAAGAGCATAAGCTCCGTAAACTGTGCGGATTTACTTCAAGGGAACTGACGCCTTCGGAGAAAAAACTTATAGGCGTATGGTTCAAGGAGTGGAGTATTGACTTTTGTCTGGTTGAAAAAGCGTATGAGATAACTGTGGACCGCATTTCAAAGCCCTCTCTCAAATACATGAATTCCATCCTTGAAAGCTGGCATCAGCGCGGAATACTGAATGTCTCTCAGCTTGTCGAAACTTCGTCACAAAAAAGCGAAGCGGACAGCAAGAGCCATGATGCAGACGAATTTTTCAAAGCCGCAGTTGCCAGAAGTATGGGTGAAAATACATAA
- the fba gene encoding class II fructose-1,6-bisphosphate aldolase produces MALVNTTEMFKKAYAGKYAIGAFNINNMEIIQAITEAAGELKSPVILQVSAGARKYAKQEYLLALAKAAIADSGIDLALHLDHGADFEICKACIDGGFTSVMIDGSHHTFEDNIAVTKKVVEYAHARGVVVEGELGRLAGVEDDVNVSDEDSSYTRPEEVEEFVEKTGVDSLAIAIGTSHGAYKFKPEQCTRNEEGILVPPPLRFDILEEIMKRIPGFPIVLHGASSVSQAHVKEINSIGGALPDAVGIPEEQLRKAASLAVCKINIDSDIRLAMTAGIRRVMHDQPDVFDPRTYLTVARSEVKAMVAHKIKDVLGSANTL; encoded by the coding sequence ATGGCATTGGTTAATACAACCGAAATGTTCAAAAAAGCTTACGCCGGTAAATACGCTATCGGCGCGTTCAACATCAACAACATGGAGATCATCCAGGCTATTACCGAAGCCGCAGGAGAGCTTAAGAGCCCTGTAATTCTTCAGGTTTCCGCAGGCGCAAGAAAGTATGCAAAGCAGGAATACCTCCTCGCTCTTGCAAAGGCGGCTATCGCCGATTCCGGTATCGACCTCGCTCTTCACCTTGACCACGGCGCTGATTTCGAAATTTGCAAAGCTTGTATCGACGGTGGTTTTACCTCCGTTATGATCGACGGCTCTCATCACACCTTTGAAGATAACATTGCCGTTACCAAGAAAGTAGTTGAATATGCTCACGCACGCGGCGTTGTTGTTGAAGGCGAGCTGGGCAGACTTGCAGGCGTTGAGGACGATGTAAATGTTTCCGATGAAGACTCCTCCTACACCCGTCCCGAAGAAGTCGAAGAATTCGTTGAAAAGACCGGTGTTGACTCTCTTGCCATCGCTATCGGTACTTCTCACGGTGCTTACAAATTCAAGCCCGAGCAGTGCACCAGAAACGAAGAGGGCATTCTTGTTCCCCCTCCGCTGCGCTTTGACATTCTCGAAGAAATCATGAAGAGAATTCCCGGCTTCCCTATCGTTCTTCACGGTGCTTCTTCTGTTTCTCAGGCTCACGTTAAGGAAATCAACTCCATCGGCGGCGCACTTCCCGATGCAGTAGGTATTCCCGAGGAACAGCTCAGAAAGGCAGCTTCTCTTGCAGTTTGCAAGATTAATATCGACTCCGATATCCGTCTTGCCATGACTGCAGGTATCCGCCGTGTAATGCACGACCAGCCCGACGTATTTGACCCCAGAACCTACCTCACCGTTGCACGTTCCGAGGTTAAGGCTATGGTTGCTCACAAAATCAAGGACGTTCTCGGCTCTGCAAACACTCTTTAA
- a CDS encoding MBL fold metallo-hydrolase gives MYELVKISDISYYIQSPAKIGIYLKNDCDAYLIDSGNDKDAGRRCKKILDEQGWCLKGILITHSNADHIGGCAYLQSQYGCKVFAGGIEAAFTKNPILEPAFLYGGFPFSELKHKFLMAQPCDVSSFEDADFPKEVEIIPLPGHFFDMVGFKLPDGTFFIADCLSSETALEKYHLSFLYDAEAYLKTLEALPSITASVYIPSHAQPTKDISDLAKLNRDKVMSIATEIVTLCSKPVTFEELLDSVFTHYALTMTYEQYVLIGSTLRSYLAWLKESGKITCSIDGNRIVWQAV, from the coding sequence ATGTACGAGCTTGTTAAAATCAGCGACATTTCATATTACATACAATCCCCTGCCAAAATAGGAATTTATCTGAAAAACGACTGTGACGCATACCTTATCGACAGCGGAAACGACAAGGATGCGGGCCGTCGTTGCAAAAAAATTCTTGACGAGCAGGGCTGGTGTCTCAAGGGAATACTCATCACGCATTCCAATGCCGACCACATCGGCGGATGCGCCTACCTTCAGAGCCAATACGGCTGTAAAGTTTTTGCAGGTGGAATTGAAGCCGCTTTCACTAAAAATCCAATTCTCGAGCCTGCTTTTCTGTACGGCGGTTTTCCGTTTTCTGAATTGAAGCACAAATTCTTAATGGCTCAGCCATGTGATGTGAGCTCCTTTGAGGATGCGGATTTTCCGAAAGAAGTGGAAATAATCCCTCTGCCGGGTCATTTTTTTGACATGGTGGGCTTTAAATTACCCGACGGAACATTTTTTATTGCCGACTGTCTTTCAAGTGAAACAGCACTCGAAAAATATCATCTGTCGTTTCTTTATGATGCAGAGGCTTACCTTAAAACACTGGAAGCTCTGCCAAGCATAACCGCTTCGGTATATATCCCCTCTCACGCGCAGCCGACAAAGGATATTTCCGATTTAGCCAAGCTGAACCGTGACAAAGTGATGTCAATAGCAACGGAAATAGTTACTCTGTGCAGTAAGCCCGTGACCTTTGAAGAATTGCTTGACAGTGTTTTCACTCATTACGCCCTCACCATGACCTATGAGCAATACGTACTCATTGGCAGTACCCTGCGTTCATATCTTGCGTGGCTTAAGGAAAGCGGAAAAATCACCTGCTCCATCGATGGCAACCGTATAGTATGGCAGGCAGTATAA
- a CDS encoding glucosamine-6-phosphate deaminase, protein MELRICLDSKALGKSAADYIVGLLQQAINKKGHARILMSTGASQFDTIAALIEKDFDWSKVEMFHLDEYVGIEETHIASFRKYLKEKFISKVNLKAAYLIDGTPECIPAITEKLREEEIDVGLIGIGENAHIAFNDPPADFDTREAYIVVNLNDTCKKQQVGEGWFATVDDVPKQAVSMTCYQIMQCKHIVSCVPHSVKANAIHDTLVNDLTNMTPATLLKKHPSAVIYTDLNSAARVNGAEIKFDI, encoded by the coding sequence ATGGAACTCAGAATTTGTTTGGATTCAAAGGCGCTCGGCAAATCTGCCGCAGATTATATCGTAGGGCTTCTTCAGCAGGCTATCAATAAAAAGGGACACGCGAGAATACTTATGTCAACGGGCGCTTCCCAGTTTGATACCATTGCTGCACTTATCGAAAAGGACTTTGATTGGAGCAAGGTTGAAATGTTCCACCTTGATGAATATGTAGGCATAGAGGAAACTCACATAGCTTCCTTCCGCAAGTACCTTAAGGAAAAATTCATTTCAAAGGTCAACCTTAAGGCGGCTTATCTTATAGACGGCACTCCGGAATGTATTCCTGCTATCACCGAAAAGCTCCGCGAGGAAGAAATTGATGTCGGACTTATCGGAATCGGTGAAAATGCTCACATTGCGTTTAATGACCCCCCTGCAGATTTCGATACCAGGGAAGCATATATAGTTGTTAATCTTAATGACACCTGCAAAAAACAGCAGGTGGGCGAGGGCTGGTTTGCCACAGTTGATGACGTGCCCAAGCAGGCGGTTTCTATGACCTGCTATCAGATAATGCAGTGTAAGCACATTGTTTCCTGCGTTCCTCATTCCGTTAAGGCTAACGCTATTCATGACACTCTCGTGAATGACCTTACCAATATGACCCCTGCGACACTTCTCAAAAAGCACCCCAGCGCAGTTATTTACACCGACCTTAATTCCGCCGCAAGAGTTAACGGCGCAGAGATAAAATTTGATATTTGA
- a CDS encoding helix-turn-helix transcriptional regulator, whose product MIRLNAMELLKSRGKTKYWLYKQMGMSYQNFSKMINNQTKSIQYENIETMCFLLECTPNELFVISDD is encoded by the coding sequence GTGATAAGGCTTAACGCAATGGAATTGTTAAAATCACGCGGTAAAACAAAATATTGGTTGTATAAGCAAATGGGTATGAGTTATCAGAATTTTTCAAAAATGATAAACAACCAAACCAAGTCAATACAATATGAAAACATCGAAACCATGTGCTTTCTTTTGGAATGTACACCGAACGAATTGTTTGTAATAAGCGACGATTGA
- the pckA gene encoding phosphoenolpyruvate carboxykinase (ATP): MKQLDLTKYGITGAKEIIHNPSYEELFVAETDPALEGFEKGQATELGAVNVMTGIYTGRSPKDKFIVMDENSKDTVWWTSDEFKNDNHPCTEESWKALKELAIKELSDKKLYVVDVFCGANEDSRMAIRFIMEVAWQAHFVKNMFINPTEKELENFEPDFVCYNASKAKVENYKELGLNSETAVVFNITSREQVILNTWYGGEMKKGMFSMMNYYLPLNGIASMHCSANTDMNGENTALFFGLSGTGKTTLSTDPKRLLIGDDEHGWDDKGVFNFEGGCYAKVINLDKESEPDIFNAIKRNALLENVTVDEKGVCDFADGSVTENTRVSYPIDHIEKIVRPVSAAPDAKNVIFLSADAFGVLPPVSILTPEQAQYYFLSGFTSKLAGTERGITEPTPTFSACFGQAFLELHPTKYAEELVKKMEKSGAKAYLVNTGWNGTGKRISIKDTRGIIDAILDGSINKAETKTIPYFNLAVPTELPGVDTKILDSRDTYADPAEWDAKAKDLAARFVKNFVKYTGNDAGKALVKAGPQL; this comes from the coding sequence ATGAAACAGCTTGATTTAACAAAGTACGGCATTACCGGTGCCAAGGAAATCATCCACAACCCTTCTTATGAGGAGCTGTTTGTGGCTGAAACCGATCCCGCTCTCGAGGGCTTTGAGAAGGGTCAGGCAACCGAACTGGGCGCTGTAAACGTTATGACCGGTATTTATACCGGACGTTCCCCCAAAGATAAGTTCATCGTTATGGATGAAAACTCCAAGGACACCGTTTGGTGGACCTCCGACGAGTTCAAGAACGACAACCATCCCTGCACTGAAGAGTCCTGGAAGGCTCTTAAAGAGCTTGCTATAAAGGAGCTCAGCGACAAGAAGCTTTACGTTGTTGACGTATTCTGTGGCGCTAACGAAGACTCCCGTATGGCTATCCGTTTCATTATGGAAGTTGCTTGGCAGGCACACTTTGTAAAGAACATGTTCATCAACCCCACTGAAAAAGAGCTTGAGAACTTCGAGCCCGACTTTGTATGCTACAACGCATCCAAGGCAAAGGTTGAAAACTACAAGGAGCTGGGTCTCAACTCCGAAACCGCAGTTGTTTTCAACATCACCTCCCGTGAACAGGTTATCCTCAACACCTGGTACGGCGGCGAAATGAAAAAAGGTATGTTCTCCATGATGAACTACTACCTGCCCCTTAACGGTATAGCTTCCATGCACTGCTCTGCAAACACCGACATGAATGGCGAAAACACCGCTCTGTTCTTCGGTCTTTCCGGTACAGGTAAGACCACACTTTCCACCGACCCCAAGCGTCTCCTCATTGGTGACGACGAGCACGGCTGGGACGACAAGGGCGTGTTCAACTTTGAGGGCGGATGCTATGCAAAGGTTATCAACCTTGACAAGGAATCCGAGCCCGACATTTTCAATGCTATCAAGCGCAATGCACTGCTTGAAAACGTTACCGTTGATGAGAAGGGCGTTTGCGACTTTGCTGACGGCTCCGTAACCGAAAACACCCGTGTTTCCTACCCCATCGACCACATCGAAAAGATCGTTCGTCCCGTTTCCGCAGCTCCCGATGCAAAGAACGTAATCTTCCTTTCCGCTGACGCTTTCGGCGTACTGCCTCCTGTTTCTATCCTTACACCCGAGCAGGCTCAGTACTACTTCCTGTCCGGATTCACCTCCAAGCTGGCAGGTACCGAGCGCGGCATTACCGAGCCCACCCCCACCTTCTCCGCTTGCTTCGGTCAGGCATTCCTGGAACTGCATCCTACCAAGTATGCAGAAGAGCTGGTTAAGAAGATGGAAAAGAGCGGTGCAAAGGCATACCTTGTAAACACCGGCTGGAACGGTACCGGCAAGCGTATCTCCATCAAGGACACCCGCGGAATCATCGACGCTATCCTTGACGGCTCCATCAACAAGGCTGAAACCAAGACCATTCCTTACTTCAATCTTGCTGTTCCCACCGAGCTGCCCGGCGTTGACACTAAGATTCTTGACTCCCGCGACACCTATGCAGACCCTGCTGAGTGGGATGCAAAGGCTAAAGACCTTGCAGCACGTTTTGTTAAGAACTTTGTTAAGTACACCGGCAACGACGCGGGCAAAGCACTTGTAAAAGCGGGTCCTCAGCTGTAA